The Chitinivibrio alkaliphilus ACht1 DNA window GATTACCTTTGACGCGGGGGGACAAAATCTGAAGCCGAGCGGTTCTATTGAGAATATGCGTCTTGATATGGCCGGCGCCGGTGCTGTCCTCGGCATCATGAAAGGGATATGTCGGTTGGGTCTGCAAGAAAATATTGTCGGTGTCATACCAGCAGCCCAAAATGCCCTTGGTAAAGATGCATACTATACGGGCGATGTATATCCCTCCCATGCAGGAAAAACCGTGGAGGTACTGAACACCGATGCTGAAGGACGCCTTGTTCTTGCCGATGCAATTTCCTATTGTCGCAAGGCATACCGTCCTCGTGAAATAATTGATATGGCAACTCTTACGGGGGCAATGGTTGTTGCTCTGGGAGATACGGTTTCCGGTCTTTTCACGAATACTCCCGCTCTTTCAAAGGGGCTCTTTCAGGCGGGGGAAGCTGTGCGGGATCGTCTGTGGGAACTGCCCGTCTATACAGAGCATATGAAGGCCATGGAGAGTGATATCGCTGATCTGCGAAATGTTTCTACCCTAAAACGGAAGGCTGGGTCTATCACCGCTGCTGCTTTTTTGCACCATTTTGCTGAAGAAGTACCGTGGGCACATCTTGATATTGCAGGCACGGCATGGAACGATGCAGAACCGCGCGGGATTACGCCGAAGTATGCCACTGGAGCAGGAGTTCGTGTCATATTAGAGTATTTACAACGCCAACAGGGTGAGCAGTCTGCATGACCATACTCTATGAGTGCGGTGAATCACTGCCCCAGAACGATGAGCTTTTTATGCAGCGGGCCTACAGTCAAGCCCTGCATGCATATGAAAATCGGGAAGTTCCTGTGGGGGCAGTGGTTGTTCATGCAGGTCAGATTATAGGACGGGGATATAATCAAATAGAAAAACTACAGGATGCCACGGCCCATGCGGAAGTTCTTTGTCTTGGTGCTGCGGCTCATCACCATGGTACATGGCGCCTTACAGAGTGTACGCTGTATGTCACTCTTGAGCCGTGCATGATGTGCCTGGGGGCAATTCTTCAATCACGTATTTCACGTGTTGTCTTTGGGGCAGGGGATAGTCGCTTTGGTGCACTGCATAGTGAAGCATATCGGTCACAGGCCTATGATGCCTATGGCCGGTTTCCCGAAATTATCCCGGGTATATATGAAGAGCAATGTCGCGAGCTAATCCAACGGTTTTTTCGGGAAATACGAATGCAACGGAAAATGGAAAAAGAGCGTGCCGCCGCACAGAATGAGTCTGTATAGCAGTGGGGAGATTCTTTTCCTCCTTCAAACTGACTAAAGCAGTTTTTAAGAGATGCTCTGTTTGATATCGCATGCATTGAGAGCTTATTGAAATGTTTATCCAGTTTTATGGGGTAGTAAGGCCATAATTTGATTTTGTATGCTTCCTTGGTGCATAATATGTACAAAGGAAACTAGCGAATTTTAATTTACATATCCACCATTGTAACAGTGCAAGCTATCTCGAAGTGCTGCAATAGAGAGGGTGCATGACAGGAGTTGTTTTCCTTGGTATCCTATGGGGGCTCTTTTTCGTATCATTTACTTTTTTTAGATAAATCTTGATCTAAAAATCAAAACACACTTTGCTTTTTTTGTATATTACACAAAAATAGGATAGTTAGTTTTATTTTCTCTATTTTACTATACGGTGAATATATTTAAGAATAACGGATTATACCATTCAATAGGGGTGATACTATGAAAACGGTACAACAAACATGGGTCTTGCTGCTGCTTCTCTGTTTTGTCGGGGGAGTACATGCGGTAAGTATTGATGATTTGAATCTTGCAATTATATGGAATCAGAATACTACCATGGATAAGGCTCACACGCCGTATCGTTTGTGGCGGGAATTGGTTAATGAAGGGTCTGAAGAAGATCGTCAAGGGTGGCGCGAGGCTCCTGAAATTGGTAAGGCGCAGTTAAAGTTTTATCTCGCTGCTCTTTCTAATGGAGCTGTATCAGTTGATCCCGATAATTCTCTTGATGCGGCAGGGGTGCCCGAGGAGCTTTCCTATGGGGATGGTTTCTCCTATGAAGGAAATGATGGTGTTCTTACTAATCTTGCTGTATACAATAATTCCCATTTCTATTCAAACGATTTTGACCTTGATCGCCTCTACAGTGATTTTGGGGGTGAACGTCCCGATGCTGTTATTTATATAAACGCGGGGGCGTCCTGGTCAGAGCCCGGGGAAGATAATGGGTTGTTTGATTTGCTCTTAGATGCTGCGGAGGAAGGTATTGGTGTATTAACTGTGGGTGATGGCTCTGTTGGCGATGCGCGGAATATTGATCCATCACGGGAGACTTTCCCCGTTATGGGGGTTCAAAACTGGTATCGTTTAAAAGCATTTTCCGATGCAACTATCCGTGAATTTAATTTCCTTGAACAAACTGATTTTACGGTTCATCCGGATTTTGAAACACCCGATGTGGTACATCTCCGTCTTGATTCTGTAGAAGGCGAAGAGCGATATCGTATTGCCTTGGGAGAGTATCAGTCGGCTCTTCCCGCAGATGAGGACATTATTTATGAGGCCCGTATGGTTCAGCGTCCAGGTGGTGATGGTGATCAAGGACACTGGGATGATTCGTATTATGATCCCGGAGATGGGAAGTGGTTTGAGTATAATACCATGGAGGTGCTCCGCAGAAACGATAACATCTACAGCGAAGATGGAAACGATGTTATTATTAATCATGCCAATGGGGAGTGGTCTATTTATGCAAAGGCTGTTGATGTAATTGAGCAGGATCTCTATGCCCCTGAAATGAGTGCGGGGGTGTATAACAACCATGATGTTATTTTGGGCTATGATACTCTCCCAGGAAATGAACGTATTTATATAGTTGATGAAACAAGTTGGAGCTCCGTCGCTGATTTTGGTGCTGAGTTGTGGATTGATGGAGAGATTTTGACAAGATACGGCGAGGCGTTGCCGGGGCTGGAATCACGAAGTGATCTAGAACTATATGGAGAGTTTACCACTGTCGGTGGACGTGATGTGTTCCGTTTTACCCGAGATTATACAGTAGTGAGTCCTTATACGGATCGGGAGATATTGGTAATTGCCGAAGGCCGTCAAATTGCTGGTTTTTCTCCGGGTGATCCCGGTGAAGACCTAATATGGTATAATACGGATAATCCCAACGAACCAACTAACTACTTCGGTAGTTATGCCTCCGGTGGATATAAAGATTTGCAAATAGTGCTATTCCCCGATGAGTATGATGATAATGCAACCGGGCAAATTTTCAACAATGTATTTCCTTCCCTTGCAGGTGAATCAACGCTTGAATTCCGTGATTGGGAACATACGCAAGATCGTACGGGGCGTCTTCGTGCGGCCGCTGATATTTGGGCATTTAACGAAAACCTTGATTTACGAAGCTTTGAAGAGCTTTTTGATCAAGATGCAGAGTTTGCTAAAGATGCATACTATGTAAATTATCTTGGGAAGCAAGTTGCGGGGAGAGAGGGATACCCCCATTTTGTAACTCCTCCCGGCTCAACCGATGAGGAACCGCTGTATCCGCTGCCAAGTGATGTCGATCCTGTGCAGTTTGAGTTTTCCTATCCCGCATCCGAGAAACGCCACGATCTGCATGGCTACGATGAAGATGGCAAGCTGTACCATGCGGTGTCAGTGGTGCAAACAGGGCAGCGTCGTCTCGGGATGCTCGGGTTTCAACCAACCTACTTGAAAGATGTTTCTACCGTAATGGGTATGCTTGAAGATATTACGCGGTGGATTGCCGTGGATGATTGGCGCTATCCTGATCCGCAAATAAATTTTGTCTATGAAGGAGCAACAGAGCCAGCAGATGGGCGGCTTGTCTATACTGATGTGGATGAAATAGAGCTTCAGGTCGATTTTACGGTGAAGGGGCAGGACCTCCGTGATTCTCGATATGATGCGATCCTTAAGGTGACCTATAATGGAGAAACCGAGGAGTTGAGTATCGATAACTATACGCGTAATGCTGGTGAGGAGGTTGATATTCACACCTTTAATCTTCGTGAAGCCTTTGATGTTGATCCCACGGAAAATGATGCTCAGAATATTAGCCTGAATGCGTATATTGAACCAACATCCCCGCGGTTTATTCGTGGAAAATCTGAAGGATCGCTGACCCTGCGTAAGCTTGCGCCTCCTTCTTTTGATGCTGATGATGATCAGTTTGAGGAGAGTATTGAGGTTCGTATCTCTCAGACCGGTGATGTTGATGGTAATGCCGTGAGTGATGAGGTAACCATTGAAGTGACAGATCCCAAGGTGGACGCAGGGCTTTCGGAATTTGCGTATACCTTAAATCAAGGGGGGACTGTTCGCGCCTTTGCCTCTGCAGATCGGTATCTCAACTCTGAACGGAATGAAAGTAGTTCCTTTACGCAAGAAGCGACCATGCCTGCCCCGCAGGCTGATTCCACAGATGGTACCCTCCTCTTTGCGAATGATACGGTGACTCTTTTTGTTGATCTGAG harbors:
- a CDS encoding leucyl aminopeptidase family protein, with the protein product MNLEIQEKQGRYDTEIRLVTEKQAEEIRDFEGRSGSVCVRYEGDTTYIYAALGEEGDLLNPVAAAVRVARNLKRKALSLYVERSHDFATYVQGALLGAYRFEQYKETQTPPLEHIEFVGTGLQQEALTKGRIFADATNYTRDLVNKNAGEIYPDALARQAQQLAMEFPALTVTVFDEEEIAQEGLSLLSAVGQGSATPPRFILLEYQGAAPTEDPRVLVGKGITFDAGGQNLKPSGSIENMRLDMAGAGAVLGIMKGICRLGLQENIVGVIPAAQNALGKDAYYTGDVYPSHAGKTVEVLNTDAEGRLVLADAISYCRKAYRPREIIDMATLTGAMVVALGDTVSGLFTNTPALSKGLFQAGEAVRDRLWELPVYTEHMKAMESDIADLRNVSTLKRKAGSITAAAFLHHFAEEVPWAHLDIAGTAWNDAEPRGITPKYATGAGVRVILEYLQRQQGEQSA
- a CDS encoding nucleoside deaminase, translating into MTILYECGESLPQNDELFMQRAYSQALHAYENREVPVGAVVVHAGQIIGRGYNQIEKLQDATAHAEVLCLGAAAHHHGTWRLTECTLYVTLEPCMMCLGAILQSRISRVVFGAGDSRFGALHSEAYRSQAYDAYGRFPEIIPGIYEEQCRELIQRFFREIRMQRKMEKERAAAQNESV